A genomic region of Oncorhynchus mykiss isolate Arlee chromosome 2, USDA_OmykA_1.1, whole genome shotgun sequence contains the following coding sequences:
- the LOC110536375 gene encoding circadian-associated transcriptional repressor, which produces MQSQGSTSSQPSVDSLSSSDSYLFNHSEQAEDDTDVFLSERSPAVILGTGGMVRGNGSAGAESPESQWACDGFTDREEEESQGSEVTGGHPRVTAERQRTSETEREKTEGDLLFAQKCAELQGFVRPLLELLNGLKGGRFDRGLSSFQQSAAMDRIQRIVGVLRRPSIGEKYMNTLLQVETMLKMWFPQVSPFAPPTAPTLFPPHLSPRDSPSSTPPHRHRDQSHIPVKKRRLSWSDTDSDTPPPVLFKRLTASGGEKMGKEGGEVTSATSGVPPHPQDPTIDQENERKEDEDSKEREGESSSNKAGLYSEPGPTSVLVVPILSPWKPMEGKQLLPVMPPPTTRGSPAMQDSVISSTTPFNNLQSQQQPIGCQSQPVAGKTGKKTVKTCQGRVQAHSITAKPLKRGECKSRVNPAPL; this is translated from the exons ATGCAATCACAGGGCAGCACTTCCTCCCAGCCCTCTGTTGATTCACTGAGCTCCAGTGACAGCTACCTGTTCAACCACTCTGAGCAGGCGGAGGATGACACTGATGTCTTCCTGTCTGAACGCTCCCCCGCCGTCATCCTCGGCACTGGGGGCATGGTCAGGGGCAACGGGAGTGCCGGGGCAGAGAGTCCCGAGTCCCAGTGGGCGTGTGACGGCTTCACTGACCGCGAGGAGGAGGAGTCACAGGGTTCAGAGGTCACTGGAGGTCACCCCAGGGTCACAgctgagagacagagaacaagcgagacggagagagagaagacagagggagacctGCTCTTTGCCCAGAAG tgTGCTGAGCTGCAGGGGTTTGTAAGGCCCCTACTGGAGCTGCTGAATGGACTGAAGGGGGGACGATTTGACCGTG GTCTGAGTAGTTTCCAGCAGAGTGCAGCCATGGACCGCATCCAGAGGATCGTAGGGGTCTTACGGAGACCCAGCATCGG GGAAAAGTATATGAACACTCTTCTCCAGGTGGAGACTATGCTGAAGATGTGGTTTCCACAGGTGTCCCCCTTTGCCCCACCTACCGCCCCTACCCtcttcccccctcacctctccccccgGGACAGCCCCAGCAGCACCCCCCCACACAGGCACAGAGACCAGTCGCACATCCCTGTGAAG aagcGCAGACTGAGTTGGTCAGACACAGACTCTGACAccccccctcctgtactcttTAAGAGGCTCACCGCCagtggaggagagaagatggggaaggaggggggagaggtcaCCTCTGCAACTTCAGGGGTACCCCCACACCCCCAGGACCCCACCATCGAccaagagaatgagagaaaggaaGACGAGgacagcaaagagagagagggagaatcatCAAGCAACAAAGCAGGGCTCTATTCTGAGCCCGGTCCCACCTCGGTCCTTGTAGTGCCCATCCTTTCCCCCTGGAAACCAATGGAGGGGAAACAGCTGCTGCCTGTCATGCCACCTCCCACCACCAGGGGCAGTCCAGCCATGCAGGACAGCGTAATCTCTTCCACCACGCCCTTCAACAACCTCCAAAGCCAGCAGCAGCCAATCGGGTGCCAAAGCCAGCCTGTTGCCGGGAAGACTGGGAAAAAGACTGTAAAGACCTGTCAGGGGCGGGTCCAGGCTCATTCAATCACGGCAAAGCCTTTGAAAAGGGGGGAGTGTAAGAGCAGGGTTAACCCCGCCCCTTTATAG